Proteins encoded within one genomic window of Rhodoflexus caldus:
- a CDS encoding ABC transporter ATP-binding protein, whose product MIEVKNINKSFGDKQVLFDVSAVFKPGITNMIIGGSGTGKSVLLKNIVGLVVPDTGSVLFDGRDFHNGSREEKKALRQEIGMLFQSAALFDSKNVEENVRFPLDMLSNMPMDEKMDRVNFCLKRVGLENVNKKMPSELSGGMKKRVGIARAIALQTKYLFCDEPNSGLDPLTSIMIDNLIHEITTEYNITTVIVSHDMNSVMEIGEHIIFMYRGAKLWEGNNETIFDSDVKELNEFIFSNKLMRRFKQ is encoded by the coding sequence GTGATTGAAGTTAAAAATATCAACAAGTCATTTGGCGACAAACAGGTATTGTTTGACGTGAGTGCCGTATTTAAGCCCGGTATCACTAACATGATTATCGGCGGCAGTGGTACGGGCAAAAGCGTATTACTCAAAAATATTGTGGGGCTTGTAGTACCCGATACGGGCAGCGTGCTGTTCGATGGGCGCGACTTCCACAACGGCTCGCGCGAAGAGAAAAAAGCATTGCGGCAGGAAATAGGCATGCTTTTTCAAAGTGCGGCGCTGTTTGACTCCAAAAATGTAGAAGAAAATGTCCGTTTCCCTTTGGACATGCTCTCCAACATGCCCATGGATGAAAAAATGGACAGGGTCAATTTCTGCCTGAAGCGTGTGGGGCTTGAAAATGTGAATAAAAAAATGCCTTCCGAACTCAGCGGGGGCATGAAAAAGCGGGTAGGCATAGCCCGTGCTATTGCCTTGCAAACCAAGTATTTGTTTTGCGATGAGCCCAACTCAGGCCTTGACCCGCTGACCTCCATTATGATTGACAACCTGATTCATGAAATTACGACAGAGTATAACATTACCACAGTGATTGTTTCGCACGATATGAACTCTGTTATGGAAATAGGCGAGCATATTATTTTCATGTATCGCGGGGCAAAACTCTGGGAGGGCAATAATGAAACCATCTTTGATTCGGACGTGAAAGAATTGAACGAGTTTATCTTCTCCAACAAATTGATGCGCCGTTTCAAGCAATAA
- a CDS encoding ExbD/TolR family protein, which translates to MALGSKNKISPDFNMSSMTDMVFLLLIFFLLTSNFVTPSGLNINLPTSKAGGKVIPKISVSVKKGRGGEMMYFVNEIGVNYNRLERELRAQLRDREDGVVVLQIDKDVPVQYLVDVAGIAAKLKAKVSIATKPD; encoded by the coding sequence ATGGCACTTGGTTCAAAAAATAAAATCAGTCCCGACTTCAACATGTCGTCTATGACGGACATGGTTTTTCTGCTGCTCATCTTCTTTTTGCTGACCTCCAACTTTGTTACACCCTCAGGGCTTAACATCAACCTGCCTACCAGCAAAGCGGGCGGCAAGGTGATTCCTAAAATCAGTGTCAGTGTAAAAAAAGGCAGAGGAGGAGAAATGATGTATTTTGTCAATGAGATAGGCGTTAATTACAACCGTTTGGAACGCGAACTGCGCGCACAACTGCGCGACCGCGAAGACGGGGTGGTTGTTTTGCAAATAGATAAAGACGTTCCCGTACAGTACTTAGTGGATGTAGCGGGTATAGCTGCCAAACTAAAAGCAAAGGTCTCCATTGCTACCAAACCCGATTAG
- a CDS encoding MotA/TolQ/ExbB proton channel family protein has product MLLLQADTLANGGYDVQDEISLISLLMKGGLIMIPLALLGAAAIFIFIERYLNITRASQNPEELFEKVKKAVLEGNVQKARAICAKEDNPISRMLDRGIGKLGFDMKSIEATVENAAKLEIYRLEKNLGILATISGAAPMIGFFGTVTGMISAFIAIAQQEGSVSPKLLSSGIYEAMITTAVGLFVGIIAYVGYNYLVTQIQKVIYNMELTTIEFMELLERPHA; this is encoded by the coding sequence ATGCTACTCTTGCAGGCAGATACTTTAGCCAACGGCGGCTACGACGTTCAGGATGAGATTTCACTAATTAGCCTTTTAATGAAAGGCGGACTCATTATGATTCCGCTGGCACTGCTTGGCGCCGCCGCTATCTTTATTTTTATTGAACGCTATCTGAATATCACACGGGCTTCTCAAAACCCCGAAGAACTGTTTGAAAAAGTCAAAAAAGCAGTGCTGGAAGGCAATGTGCAAAAAGCCCGCGCCATTTGTGCAAAGGAAGACAACCCCATTTCGCGAATGTTAGACCGCGGTATCGGCAAACTTGGTTTTGATATGAAGAGCATAGAAGCTACCGTAGAAAACGCTGCCAAATTGGAAATTTACCGATTGGAAAAAAATTTAGGCATTTTGGCGACTATCTCAGGAGCTGCCCCCATGATTGGCTTCTTCGGCACAGTAACCGGTATGATTTCGGCTTTTATCGCCATTGCGCAACAGGAAGGCTCCGTAAGCCCAAAACTGCTTTCCTCCGGCATCTACGAGGCTATGATTACAACCGCAGTGGGCTTGTTTGTAGGCATTATTGCCTATGTAGGCTATAACTACTTGGTAACGCAAATTCAGAAGGTAATCTACAACATGGAGCTTACCACCATCGAGTTCATGGAATTGCTGGAACGCCCTCATGCCTAA
- a CDS encoding M16 family metallopeptidase: protein MKDYELYEFPSGLRLVHKRVTHTKIAHCGIILDVGSRDERPHEQGIAHFWEHMAFKGTEKRKTYHILSRLEDVGGELNAYTTKEKVCFHASVMEQHFEKALELLADIAFHSTFPEKEIEKEKTVILEEMAMYEDDPADAIYDAFDEILFPGHPLGWNIVGTTASVGSFTRQHFLEFVRGNMQNNRIVISVTGNIPFEKAKYLAEKYLSDLPQFNASLNRQKPQHYIPQSLVQHRPIHQAHCLIGGHAYSLYDEKRIPFFMLNNLLGGPGMNSRLNMSLREKHGLVYSVDSGYNIYLDAGTFSIYFATDPNTLNKCKGLVMKELQKLREQPLGTLQLQRSKQQLMGQLAMAEESNHGMMLMMGKSILDLGRVESLNEIFGRIERIKATDLQEIACEVFAEERLSELVFMPEK from the coding sequence ATGAAAGATTACGAACTCTACGAGTTTCCTTCAGGTTTGCGTTTGGTACACAAGCGCGTAACACACACCAAAATTGCTCATTGCGGCATTATTCTGGATGTCGGCAGCCGCGATGAACGCCCCCACGAGCAGGGAATTGCCCATTTTTGGGAACACATGGCGTTTAAAGGCACGGAAAAACGCAAAACGTACCATATACTGAGCCGTCTGGAAGACGTAGGCGGCGAACTCAATGCCTATACCACCAAAGAAAAGGTATGCTTTCACGCTTCGGTGATGGAGCAACATTTTGAAAAGGCACTGGAACTACTGGCAGACATTGCTTTCCATTCCACTTTTCCCGAAAAAGAGATTGAAAAAGAGAAAACGGTGATTTTGGAGGAAATGGCGATGTACGAAGATGACCCCGCCGATGCCATCTACGATGCGTTTGATGAAATCCTTTTCCCCGGGCATCCGTTGGGCTGGAATATCGTGGGAACAACGGCAAGCGTGGGCAGCTTCACACGGCAGCATTTTTTGGAGTTCGTGCGCGGTAATATGCAAAATAACCGCATTGTAATATCTGTTACGGGAAATATTCCCTTTGAAAAAGCCAAATATTTGGCAGAGAAATATCTGAGCGACTTGCCGCAGTTCAATGCTTCGCTCAATCGGCAAAAACCGCAGCATTACATCCCCCAAAGCCTTGTACAACACCGCCCTATTCATCAGGCACATTGCCTCATTGGCGGACATGCATACAGCCTGTACGATGAAAAACGCATCCCGTTTTTTATGCTCAACAACCTGCTGGGCGGGCCGGGCATGAATTCGCGCCTCAATATGAGCCTGCGCGAAAAACACGGATTGGTTTACAGCGTGGACTCGGGCTATAATATCTACTTAGATGCCGGAACATTCAGCATTTACTTTGCCACCGACCCCAATACGCTCAACAAGTGCAAGGGTTTGGTAATGAAAGAGTTGCAGAAACTGCGCGAACAACCGCTTGGCACTTTGCAATTGCAGCGCAGCAAACAGCAACTGATGGGACAGCTTGCCATGGCAGAGGAAAGCAACCACGGAATGATGCTGATGATGGGCAAAAGCATATTAGACCTCGGGCGTGTGGAAAGCCTGAACGAAATTTTCGGGCGAATTGAGCGTATTAAAGCAACCGACTTGCAGGAAATTGCCTGTGAGGTTTTTGCAGAAGAACGCCTCAGCGAACTTGTTTTCATGCCTGAAAAATAA
- a CDS encoding bifunctional UDP-N-acetylmuramoyl-tripeptide:D-alanyl-D-alanine ligase/alanine racemase: MHLTFDNAKDFYRVAEGRQLQIDSRSITPQNADESIFIALSGKHTDGHQFLADVHAKGVRFFIVRWVPEGLDGHFFVADNPLIALQELCALHRQRFHYPVVGITGSNGKTILKEWLAELLAEKFNIIKSPKSYNSQLGVPLSVWQMSDRHNLAIFEAGISTRDSMKPLAQVIRPTIGIFTNIGTAHDEGFSSRSEKIREKLQLFNQSEVIIFNSAQQELRDEILNWHFSHPNCQLISWGTNENDVVKIKIIEKNTRKTVLDIYFNASPKRLQLPFADSASLENALHCIIAMWHLTKDADYIDKSLSKILNSHMQPAMRLVRKKGINRCTLIDDSYNNDLAGLRVALEFLALHAVPNRPRTLILSDMLQSGLSHEAICREVEALIGRFDVSRLLLVGQEWANLQVPPDLFVQNFADTASLLAAIDRAELTFIEENILIKGARSFGFEQIVARLEEKIHGTRLEINLDAVGHNLGYYKSLLKPGVKIMAMVKAFAYGSGSHEIAQYLQQKGCDYLAVAYADEGITLRQQGVSLPVMVMNPSADSFALLHSYRLEPEIYGFRILQEWLRFNAAAESSPPIHLKIDTGMHRLGFLPNEIGRLCEIIRQHKDILSISGIFTHLAGADEERLATFSQQQLHLFESAAAQVEHAYGKTMLKYALNSAGIVRFPDAQYDMVRLGIGLYGIEANGIQQSHLQAVATLKTTISQIKNLQPGDTVGYGRHGQITRPSRIATLAIGYADGYRRMLGNGKGHFWIHGKQAPTVGRICMDMCMADITHIPEAQEGDEALVFYDAETLQQLANQLDTIPYEVLTGIGERVKRIYFSA; this comes from the coding sequence ATGCATCTAACTTTTGATAATGCGAAAGACTTTTACAGGGTGGCCGAAGGGCGACAACTTCAAATAGACAGCCGCTCTATTACGCCTCAAAATGCCGATGAAAGCATATTCATAGCACTTTCAGGTAAGCACACGGACGGCCATCAGTTTCTGGCTGATGTACACGCCAAGGGCGTTCGCTTTTTCATCGTTCGTTGGGTACCCGAAGGGTTAGACGGGCATTTTTTTGTGGCAGATAACCCGCTGATTGCCTTGCAGGAACTCTGTGCCTTGCACAGACAGCGCTTTCACTATCCGGTTGTAGGGATTACAGGCAGTAACGGTAAAACCATTCTAAAAGAGTGGTTGGCAGAGTTACTGGCAGAAAAATTTAACATTATTAAAAGTCCCAAAAGTTATAATTCGCAATTAGGCGTACCGCTGTCAGTTTGGCAGATGAGCGACCGACACAATCTGGCAATTTTTGAGGCCGGTATTTCCACCCGCGACAGTATGAAACCTCTGGCACAGGTAATTCGTCCTACTATCGGGATTTTTACCAATATCGGTACAGCCCATGATGAAGGATTCAGCAGCAGGAGCGAAAAAATCAGAGAAAAGCTGCAATTATTCAACCAATCGGAAGTAATAATTTTCAATAGCGCACAGCAGGAACTACGCGATGAAATTCTCAACTGGCATTTTTCTCACCCGAACTGCCAACTTATCAGTTGGGGCACCAATGAAAACGATGTCGTTAAAATCAAAATCATAGAAAAAAATACCCGAAAAACGGTACTGGATATCTATTTCAACGCATCACCTAAGCGCTTACAATTGCCGTTTGCCGACTCTGCCTCACTGGAAAATGCTCTGCACTGCATAATTGCCATGTGGCATTTGACCAAAGATGCAGATTATATAGACAAATCACTGTCAAAAATATTAAACTCGCACATGCAACCCGCCATGCGTTTGGTGCGCAAAAAGGGTATCAATCGCTGCACATTGATTGACGACAGCTACAACAACGATTTGGCAGGTCTGCGCGTAGCGCTGGAATTTCTGGCACTCCATGCAGTGCCCAATCGCCCCCGTACCCTGATTCTGTCCGATATGCTGCAAAGCGGACTTTCGCACGAAGCTATTTGCCGCGAAGTAGAGGCGCTCATCGGTCGTTTTGATGTCAGCCGACTGTTGCTCGTGGGACAGGAATGGGCAAACCTGCAAGTTCCACCTGATTTGTTTGTACAAAATTTTGCCGATACGGCTTCACTGCTGGCAGCCATTGACCGCGCCGAGCTTACTTTCATAGAAGAAAATATTCTGATTAAAGGTGCAAGAAGTTTTGGTTTTGAGCAAATTGTTGCTCGTTTGGAAGAAAAAATACACGGCACGCGTTTAGAAATTAATCTGGATGCGGTTGGACACAACTTGGGCTATTACAAAAGTTTGTTGAAACCCGGCGTAAAAATAATGGCAATGGTTAAGGCTTTTGCCTACGGCAGCGGCAGCCACGAAATTGCCCAATATCTGCAACAGAAAGGCTGTGATTATTTGGCGGTTGCCTATGCCGATGAGGGCATTACCCTGCGGCAACAAGGCGTTTCGCTGCCTGTGATGGTAATGAACCCCTCGGCAGACAGTTTCGCTCTTTTGCACAGCTACCGACTCGAGCCCGAAATTTACGGCTTCCGCATCCTGCAAGAGTGGCTGCGATTCAACGCTGCGGCCGAATCTTCCCCGCCTATTCACCTGAAAATAGATACAGGTATGCATCGTTTGGGTTTTTTACCCAATGAAATCGGCAGACTTTGTGAAATAATTAGACAACACAAGGACATCCTATCTATCAGCGGCATTTTTACACATCTGGCAGGTGCCGATGAGGAGCGATTGGCAACGTTCTCGCAACAACAACTGCACTTGTTTGAATCGGCGGCGGCACAGGTAGAACACGCCTATGGGAAAACCATGCTGAAATATGCCCTCAATTCGGCCGGTATTGTGCGCTTCCCCGATGCACAGTACGACATGGTTCGGTTGGGTATCGGCCTGTACGGCATTGAAGCCAACGGTATTCAACAATCTCACTTACAGGCAGTTGCTACGTTAAAAACTACCATTTCGCAAATCAAAAATCTGCAACCGGGCGATACGGTCGGTTATGGCAGGCATGGGCAAATCACACGCCCCTCGCGCATTGCAACGCTGGCTATTGGCTATGCGGACGGCTATCGGCGCATGTTGGGCAATGGCAAAGGCCACTTCTGGATTCACGGCAAACAAGCCCCCACAGTCGGGCGCATTTGTATGGACATGTGCATGGCAGACATTACACACATCCCCGAAGCACAGGAGGGCGACGAAGCATTGGTATTTTACGATGCGGAAACACTGCAACAACTTGCTAATCAGTTAGATACAATCCCTTATGAAGTACTGACGGGTATCGGCGAGCGCGTGAAGCGGATTTATTTTTCGGCATAG